In one Lycium barbarum isolate Lr01 chromosome 7, ASM1917538v2, whole genome shotgun sequence genomic region, the following are encoded:
- the LOC132603146 gene encoding uncharacterized protein LOC132603146 isoform X3, giving the protein MTRSGSSNRSSSSEQPGAEIVYLKDNVAIHPTQHAWERIRGRLKLIKQGGSLLMTWIPYEGQSSSARLSERDKSLYTIRAVSFADIRSIHKHAPTLGWQYAIIVLSSGLAFPPLYFYNGGLKEFLATVKQHVFLARSAEDANTFLVNDFQDPLQRTLSSLELPGVISVANSLTSSVAPSESSPNRTDDEALDKNSTRIQQNGRQRQKINDPRHLSIQVLEKFSLVTRIARETKSQLLREAHGDGFISNARRKHDKKPNSYSFVVESNDVHKPSEDFPADLLEESSCEEPSQNGGAALHDETFEHDKLSLVWGKPRQPPLGSKEWSSFLDSEGRVKDSQALRKRIFYGGVEKGMRKEVWRFLLGYHSYDSTYAERKYLVSIKKSEYETIKNQWKSISKEQAKGFTKFRERKHLIEKDVVRTDRSIPFYDGDDNSNVKYLHDILLTYSFYNFDLGYCQGMSDLLSPILYVMEDEPESFWCFVALMKRLGPNFNRDQSGVHSQLFALSKLVELLDNPLHNYFKQQDCLNYFFCFRWVLIQFKREFDFEKTMRLWEVLWTHYLSEHLHLYVSVAILRRYRSKIIGEEMDFDTLLKFINELSGHINLDATLREAEALCICAGENGEACIPPGTPPSLPFEITSMYNQQDDDDVL; this is encoded by the exons ATGACTAGGAGTGGTAGTAGTAATCGGAGTTCATCCAGTGAACAACCCGGTGCTGAAATAGTGTATTTGAAAGATAATGTGGCGATACACCCGACTCAGCATGCATGGGAGAGGATTAGAGGTCGGCTGAAGCTGATCAAGCAAGGAGGTTCTCTGTTAATG ACTTGGATTCCATATGAAGGGCAAAGCTCAAGTGCAAGGCTATCTGAAAGAG ATAAGAGTCTCTATACAATAAGAGCAGTTTCTTTCGCGGATATTAGGTCAATCCATAAACACGCTCCTACATTGGGTTGGCAGTATGCTATTATAGTTTTGTCATCAG GACTGGCATTTCCTCCACTTTATTTTTATAATGGAGGTCTCAAAGAATTTCTTGCAACAGTTAAGCAACATGTTTTTCTTGCGAG GTCAGCTGAAGATGCAAATACATTTCTTGTCAATGATTTCCAAGATCCGCTCCAG AGAACTCTCTCTTCCTTGGAGCTTCCCGGGGTCATTTCTGTCGCGAACAGTCTAACATCATCTGTTGCACCTAGTGAATCTTCACCCAATCGGACAGATGATGAAGCCCTTGATAAGAACTCCACACGTATTCAACAAAATGGCAGGCAAAGACAAAAGATAAATGATCCTCGACATTTATCTATTCAAGTACTGGAGAAATTTTCTCTTGTCACCAGAATCGCACGTGAAACAAAATCTCAACTTCTTCGTGAAGCTCATGGTGATGGTTTCATTTCTAATGCAAGGAGGAAGCATGACAAAAAACCAAATAGTTACTCTTTTGTTGTTGAATCTAATGATGTTCACAAGCCGTCTGAAGATTTTCCTGCAGATCTTTTGGAG GAAAGTTCTTGTGAGGAACCTAGTCAGAATGGAGGAGCTGCATTGCATGATGAAACTTTTGAG CATGACAAATTGTCACTAGTATGGGGAAAACCGCGCCAGCCTCCGTTGGGATCAAAAGAG TGGTCCTCCTTTTTGGACTCTGAAGGGAGGGTCAAAGACTCGCAGGCACTAAGAAAGAGGATCTTTTATGGAGGAGTGGAGAAAGGTATGAGGAAAGAG GTTTGGAGATTTCTATTGGGATATCATTCGTACGATTCAACTTATGCTGAGAGGAAATACCTTGTGTCTATCAAAAAGTCAGAGTATGAAACAATAAAGAACCAGTGGAAG AGCATCTCCAAAGAGCAGGCTAAAGGATTTACGAAATTCCGGGAAAGGAAACATCTCATTGAAAAAGATGTG GTCAGGACTGATAGGTCAATTCCATTCTATGATGGGGATGATAATTCTAATGTGAAGTATTTGCACGACATACTGCTCACTTACTCATTCTACAACTTTGACCTGGGTTACTGTCAG GGTATGAGTGATCTTCTTTCGCCAATATTATATGTGATGGAAGATGAACCAGAATCGTTTTGGTGCTTTGTGGCATTGATGAAGCGGCTTGGACCAAATTTTAATCGTGACCAGAGCGGAGTGCATTCTCAGCTTTTTGCGTTGTCGAag TTGGTGGAGTTATTGGATAATCCTTTGCATAATTACTTCAAGCAGCAGGACTGCTTGAATTATTTCTTCTGCTTTCGCTGGGTTCTTATACAATTCAAAAG ggaatTTGACTTTGAGAAAACAATGCGGTTGTGGGAGGTCTTATGGACACATTATTTGAGTGAACATCTTCATCTGTATGTCTCTGTTGCAATTCTGAGAAGATACCGCAGTAAAATAATAGGAGAAGAGATGGATTTCGACACACTGCTGAAATTTATCAATGAGCTAAGTGGTCATATTAACCTGGATGCTACCCTTAGGGAAGCTGAGGCTTTGTGTATATGCGCCGGTGAAAATGGTGAAGCTTGCATCCCTCCTGGAACTCCACCTTCGTTACCATTTGAGATTACTTCAATGTACAATCaacaggatgatgatgatgtactGTAA
- the LOC132603146 gene encoding uncharacterized protein LOC132603146 isoform X1 produces the protein MHEIDLHDLSDDSDYAASIQQGSARMTRSGSSNRSSSSEQPGAEIVYLKDNVAIHPTQHAWERIRGRLKLIKQGGSLLMTWIPYEGQSSSARLSERDKSLYTIRAVSFADIRSIHKHAPTLGWQYAIIVLSSGLAFPPLYFYNGGLKEFLATVKQHVFLARSAEDANTFLVNDFQDPLQRTLSSLELPGVISVANSLTSSVAPSESSPNRTDDEALDKNSTRIQQNGRQRQKINDPRHLSIQVLEKFSLVTRIARETKSQLLREAHGDGFISNARRKHDKKPNSYSFVVESNDVHKPSEDFPADLLEESSCEEPSQNGGAALHDETFEHDKLSLVWGKPRQPPLGSKEWSSFLDSEGRVKDSQALRKRIFYGGVEKGMRKEVWRFLLGYHSYDSTYAERKYLVSIKKSEYETIKNQWKSISKEQAKGFTKFRERKHLIEKDVVRTDRSIPFYDGDDNSNVKYLHDILLTYSFYNFDLGYCQGMSDLLSPILYVMEDEPESFWCFVALMKRLGPNFNRDQSGVHSQLFALSKLVELLDNPLHNYFKQQDCLNYFFCFRWVLIQFKREFDFEKTMRLWEVLWTHYLSEHLHLYVSVAILRRYRSKIIGEEMDFDTLLKFINELSGHINLDATLREAEALCICAGENGEACIPPGTPPSLPFEITSMYNQQDDDDVL, from the exons ATGCATGAAATAGACCTTCACGATCTTTCAGATGACTCCGATTACGCTGCTTCTATACAACAA GGTTCAGCGAGGATGACTAGGAGTGGTAGTAGTAATCGGAGTTCATCCAGTGAACAACCCGGTGCTGAAATAGTGTATTTGAAAGATAATGTGGCGATACACCCGACTCAGCATGCATGGGAGAGGATTAGAGGTCGGCTGAAGCTGATCAAGCAAGGAGGTTCTCTGTTAATG ACTTGGATTCCATATGAAGGGCAAAGCTCAAGTGCAAGGCTATCTGAAAGAG ATAAGAGTCTCTATACAATAAGAGCAGTTTCTTTCGCGGATATTAGGTCAATCCATAAACACGCTCCTACATTGGGTTGGCAGTATGCTATTATAGTTTTGTCATCAG GACTGGCATTTCCTCCACTTTATTTTTATAATGGAGGTCTCAAAGAATTTCTTGCAACAGTTAAGCAACATGTTTTTCTTGCGAG GTCAGCTGAAGATGCAAATACATTTCTTGTCAATGATTTCCAAGATCCGCTCCAG AGAACTCTCTCTTCCTTGGAGCTTCCCGGGGTCATTTCTGTCGCGAACAGTCTAACATCATCTGTTGCACCTAGTGAATCTTCACCCAATCGGACAGATGATGAAGCCCTTGATAAGAACTCCACACGTATTCAACAAAATGGCAGGCAAAGACAAAAGATAAATGATCCTCGACATTTATCTATTCAAGTACTGGAGAAATTTTCTCTTGTCACCAGAATCGCACGTGAAACAAAATCTCAACTTCTTCGTGAAGCTCATGGTGATGGTTTCATTTCTAATGCAAGGAGGAAGCATGACAAAAAACCAAATAGTTACTCTTTTGTTGTTGAATCTAATGATGTTCACAAGCCGTCTGAAGATTTTCCTGCAGATCTTTTGGAG GAAAGTTCTTGTGAGGAACCTAGTCAGAATGGAGGAGCTGCATTGCATGATGAAACTTTTGAG CATGACAAATTGTCACTAGTATGGGGAAAACCGCGCCAGCCTCCGTTGGGATCAAAAGAG TGGTCCTCCTTTTTGGACTCTGAAGGGAGGGTCAAAGACTCGCAGGCACTAAGAAAGAGGATCTTTTATGGAGGAGTGGAGAAAGGTATGAGGAAAGAG GTTTGGAGATTTCTATTGGGATATCATTCGTACGATTCAACTTATGCTGAGAGGAAATACCTTGTGTCTATCAAAAAGTCAGAGTATGAAACAATAAAGAACCAGTGGAAG AGCATCTCCAAAGAGCAGGCTAAAGGATTTACGAAATTCCGGGAAAGGAAACATCTCATTGAAAAAGATGTG GTCAGGACTGATAGGTCAATTCCATTCTATGATGGGGATGATAATTCTAATGTGAAGTATTTGCACGACATACTGCTCACTTACTCATTCTACAACTTTGACCTGGGTTACTGTCAG GGTATGAGTGATCTTCTTTCGCCAATATTATATGTGATGGAAGATGAACCAGAATCGTTTTGGTGCTTTGTGGCATTGATGAAGCGGCTTGGACCAAATTTTAATCGTGACCAGAGCGGAGTGCATTCTCAGCTTTTTGCGTTGTCGAag TTGGTGGAGTTATTGGATAATCCTTTGCATAATTACTTCAAGCAGCAGGACTGCTTGAATTATTTCTTCTGCTTTCGCTGGGTTCTTATACAATTCAAAAG ggaatTTGACTTTGAGAAAACAATGCGGTTGTGGGAGGTCTTATGGACACATTATTTGAGTGAACATCTTCATCTGTATGTCTCTGTTGCAATTCTGAGAAGATACCGCAGTAAAATAATAGGAGAAGAGATGGATTTCGACACACTGCTGAAATTTATCAATGAGCTAAGTGGTCATATTAACCTGGATGCTACCCTTAGGGAAGCTGAGGCTTTGTGTATATGCGCCGGTGAAAATGGTGAAGCTTGCATCCCTCCTGGAACTCCACCTTCGTTACCATTTGAGATTACTTCAATGTACAATCaacaggatgatgatgatgtactGTAA
- the LOC132603148 gene encoding transcription factor WER-like, whose amino-acid sequence MSNPTPPSHPSPKFFIYIYLSNTHFLFYYTKRLLTRERKRKSGMKDKEVKTRMKRGFWKPEEDLILKNCVETHGEGNWATISEKSGLMRSGKSCRLRWKNYLRPNIKRGMMSEDEKDLIIRLHKLLGNRWSLIAGRLPGRTDNEVKNFWNTHLNNKRSCRVKKKHVKSKEADNTHSPQGKIQDYPSAETVSNNQAIANKTVLDSWIEELQDFNCSLLSPLSMNNMPFLEDEPFIPILDDIVLLEAFTRNEIQPFL is encoded by the exons ATGTCCAACCCCACACCTCCCTCCCACCCATCCCCCAAGTtttttatctatatatatttgaGTAACACTCATTTCCTATTTTACTACACAAAAAGATTATTAACAAGAGAAAGGAAGAGAAAAAGTGGAATGAAGGATAAAGAAGTTAAAACAAGAATGAAGAGAGGATTTTGGAAACCTGAGGAGGACTTGATCTTGAAGAATTGTGTGGAGACTCATGGAGAGGGAAACTGGGCAACCATTTCTGAGAAGTCAG GCTTAATGAGAAGTGGTAAAAGCTGCAGACTAAGGTGGAAAAACTACCTTAGGCCAAACATCAAGAGAGGAATGATGTCAGAAGATGAAAAAGACCTCATCATCAGACTCCATAAGCTTCTTGGCAACCG ATGGTCGCTAATTGCCGGTAGGCTACCTGGAAGAACAGACAATGAAGTCAAGAACTTCTGGAACACACATTTGAACAACAAGAGATCTTGTAGAGTCAAAAAGAAACATGTCAAGTCCAAGGAGGCTGATAATACTCACAGCCCACAAGGTAAAATTCAAGATTACCCTAGTGCTGAGACAGTGAGCAACAACCAAGCAATAGCCAACAAAACAGTTTTAGATTCATGGATAGAAGAACTGCAGGACTTCAACTGCAGCTTACTATCACCTTTGTCGATGAATAACATGCCTTTTCTCGAAGATGAACCTTTTATTCCCATATTGGACGACATTGTCTTGCTCGAAGCATTCACAAGGAATGAGATTCAGCCATTCCTTTAG
- the LOC132603146 gene encoding uncharacterized protein LOC132603146 isoform X2 yields the protein MTEFTGSARMTRSGSSNRSSSSEQPGAEIVYLKDNVAIHPTQHAWERIRGRLKLIKQGGSLLMTWIPYEGQSSSARLSERDKSLYTIRAVSFADIRSIHKHAPTLGWQYAIIVLSSGLAFPPLYFYNGGLKEFLATVKQHVFLARSAEDANTFLVNDFQDPLQRTLSSLELPGVISVANSLTSSVAPSESSPNRTDDEALDKNSTRIQQNGRQRQKINDPRHLSIQVLEKFSLVTRIARETKSQLLREAHGDGFISNARRKHDKKPNSYSFVVESNDVHKPSEDFPADLLEESSCEEPSQNGGAALHDETFEHDKLSLVWGKPRQPPLGSKEWSSFLDSEGRVKDSQALRKRIFYGGVEKGMRKEVWRFLLGYHSYDSTYAERKYLVSIKKSEYETIKNQWKSISKEQAKGFTKFRERKHLIEKDVVRTDRSIPFYDGDDNSNVKYLHDILLTYSFYNFDLGYCQGMSDLLSPILYVMEDEPESFWCFVALMKRLGPNFNRDQSGVHSQLFALSKLVELLDNPLHNYFKQQDCLNYFFCFRWVLIQFKREFDFEKTMRLWEVLWTHYLSEHLHLYVSVAILRRYRSKIIGEEMDFDTLLKFINELSGHINLDATLREAEALCICAGENGEACIPPGTPPSLPFEITSMYNQQDDDDVL from the exons ATGACAGAATTTACG GGTTCAGCGAGGATGACTAGGAGTGGTAGTAGTAATCGGAGTTCATCCAGTGAACAACCCGGTGCTGAAATAGTGTATTTGAAAGATAATGTGGCGATACACCCGACTCAGCATGCATGGGAGAGGATTAGAGGTCGGCTGAAGCTGATCAAGCAAGGAGGTTCTCTGTTAATG ACTTGGATTCCATATGAAGGGCAAAGCTCAAGTGCAAGGCTATCTGAAAGAG ATAAGAGTCTCTATACAATAAGAGCAGTTTCTTTCGCGGATATTAGGTCAATCCATAAACACGCTCCTACATTGGGTTGGCAGTATGCTATTATAGTTTTGTCATCAG GACTGGCATTTCCTCCACTTTATTTTTATAATGGAGGTCTCAAAGAATTTCTTGCAACAGTTAAGCAACATGTTTTTCTTGCGAG GTCAGCTGAAGATGCAAATACATTTCTTGTCAATGATTTCCAAGATCCGCTCCAG AGAACTCTCTCTTCCTTGGAGCTTCCCGGGGTCATTTCTGTCGCGAACAGTCTAACATCATCTGTTGCACCTAGTGAATCTTCACCCAATCGGACAGATGATGAAGCCCTTGATAAGAACTCCACACGTATTCAACAAAATGGCAGGCAAAGACAAAAGATAAATGATCCTCGACATTTATCTATTCAAGTACTGGAGAAATTTTCTCTTGTCACCAGAATCGCACGTGAAACAAAATCTCAACTTCTTCGTGAAGCTCATGGTGATGGTTTCATTTCTAATGCAAGGAGGAAGCATGACAAAAAACCAAATAGTTACTCTTTTGTTGTTGAATCTAATGATGTTCACAAGCCGTCTGAAGATTTTCCTGCAGATCTTTTGGAG GAAAGTTCTTGTGAGGAACCTAGTCAGAATGGAGGAGCTGCATTGCATGATGAAACTTTTGAG CATGACAAATTGTCACTAGTATGGGGAAAACCGCGCCAGCCTCCGTTGGGATCAAAAGAG TGGTCCTCCTTTTTGGACTCTGAAGGGAGGGTCAAAGACTCGCAGGCACTAAGAAAGAGGATCTTTTATGGAGGAGTGGAGAAAGGTATGAGGAAAGAG GTTTGGAGATTTCTATTGGGATATCATTCGTACGATTCAACTTATGCTGAGAGGAAATACCTTGTGTCTATCAAAAAGTCAGAGTATGAAACAATAAAGAACCAGTGGAAG AGCATCTCCAAAGAGCAGGCTAAAGGATTTACGAAATTCCGGGAAAGGAAACATCTCATTGAAAAAGATGTG GTCAGGACTGATAGGTCAATTCCATTCTATGATGGGGATGATAATTCTAATGTGAAGTATTTGCACGACATACTGCTCACTTACTCATTCTACAACTTTGACCTGGGTTACTGTCAG GGTATGAGTGATCTTCTTTCGCCAATATTATATGTGATGGAAGATGAACCAGAATCGTTTTGGTGCTTTGTGGCATTGATGAAGCGGCTTGGACCAAATTTTAATCGTGACCAGAGCGGAGTGCATTCTCAGCTTTTTGCGTTGTCGAag TTGGTGGAGTTATTGGATAATCCTTTGCATAATTACTTCAAGCAGCAGGACTGCTTGAATTATTTCTTCTGCTTTCGCTGGGTTCTTATACAATTCAAAAG ggaatTTGACTTTGAGAAAACAATGCGGTTGTGGGAGGTCTTATGGACACATTATTTGAGTGAACATCTTCATCTGTATGTCTCTGTTGCAATTCTGAGAAGATACCGCAGTAAAATAATAGGAGAAGAGATGGATTTCGACACACTGCTGAAATTTATCAATGAGCTAAGTGGTCATATTAACCTGGATGCTACCCTTAGGGAAGCTGAGGCTTTGTGTATATGCGCCGGTGAAAATGGTGAAGCTTGCATCCCTCCTGGAACTCCACCTTCGTTACCATTTGAGATTACTTCAATGTACAATCaacaggatgatgatgatgtactGTAA